Proteins co-encoded in one Rubrobacter aplysinae genomic window:
- a CDS encoding OsmC family protein, with product MLGTFAGALGARQVPLENAGLTAESVGEIELEGKVLVIKRIKTTYTLTAAEEHREAIERVLSVYADSCPVARSIKDSIEITSELDLKTP from the coding sequence CTGCTCGGCACCTTTGCCGGCGCGCTGGGAGCGCGTCAAGTGCCGCTGGAGAACGCCGGGCTCACCGCCGAGTCGGTCGGCGAGATAGAGCTAGAGGGTAAGGTGCTCGTGATCAAACGCATCAAGACCACCTACACCCTCACCGCCGCCGAGGAGCACCGGGAGGCCATAGAGCGTGTGCTGTCCGTCTATGCCGATAGCTGTCCCGTGGCCCGCTCCATAAAGGACAGCATCGAGATCACGAGCGAGCTCGACCTGAAGACCCCGTAG